The genomic interval AAATAGCGGTTTCCATTAAGCCGATACATTCTATAGCGGCTAATATTACCGATGGAATTACAGAGCCTTACCTAATAGTTAATGATAATTCGTCACCGCATGATTACTCCCTAAAGCCTTCAGCCGCAAGTAATATAAATGAAGCCGACATAATAATTTATATTAGCGATGAGTTGGAAACATTCCTAAACAAAACCGTTATTAGTATGGGAAATGACAAAAAAATCCTACAACTAATCAAAACAAACGGTTTACATCTTCTAAACAACGGGAAAAACTTAAATAATACCGAAGATGAACACGACCACCATCACGGGGAAATTGATCCTCATATATGGCTGTCATCAAAAAATTCCGTCATAATAGCAGAGAAAATACTAGATATACTTATTGAGCATAATCCTCAAAACGCAGAAAAATATACGAAGAATTTTTTAGATTTTTCTAAGAAGAATGCGTCTGCAAGTGAAAAATACCATAAAGAACTGGAAGAGTATAAAAACCTTCCCTTTATAGTATTTCACGATGCTTACCGTTATTTTGAAAATGAATACGGCTTAAACAATATCGGAAGCATGACCGATCCTTCATCTAGCGGTATCGGAGCAAAAAGGATTAAAGAAATTGAACAGGCGGTTAATAAATCAAATGTTTCCTGCATTTTTACAGAACCGCAATTCTCTAGTGCCGTCATAGATAATATATTTTTAGGTAAGGATATCAAAATAAAAACCCTTGATCCTATAGGTTATGAAATTGAAGCTGGTAAAGATGCATATTTCATTATATTAGATAATATAGTTAATAACATTAAATCGTGTTTAAAAGGTTAGATTATGTCCGGTGCAGAGAAAATAATAGAAACCGTAAAGTTTAATGATGACGGGCTTGTTCCGGCGATAGTGCAGGACTCTAAGACAAATGAAGTGCTTATGATGGCGTGGATGAATGCCGACGCATTGCGTGAGTCTATCAATAACAACCGGATGTACTATTTTTCACGCTCTAGAAACAGGCTTTGGAAAAAGGGTGAAACTTCAGGGCAAATACAAAAAATAATAGAACTAAGGCTTGATTGCGATAATGACACTATTTTAGCTATCGTGGAACAAGAGGGAGTTGCTTGCCACACGGGCAGAAAAAGTTGCTTCTTTAAG from Pseudomonadota bacterium carries:
- a CDS encoding zinc ABC transporter substrate-binding protein; translated protein: MIKIITAIFLIIFSFNTHSKEQNSPPKIAVSIKPIHSIAANITDGITEPYLIVNDNSSPHDYSLKPSAASNINEADIIIYISDELETFLNKTVISMGNDKKILQLIKTNGLHLLNNGKNLNNTEDEHDHHHGEIDPHIWLSSKNSVIIAEKILDILIEHNPQNAEKYTKNFLDFSKKNASASEKYHKELEEYKNLPFIVFHDAYRYFENEYGLNNIGSMTDPSSSGIGAKRIKEIEQAVNKSNVSCIFTEPQFSSAVIDNIFLGKDIKIKTLDPIGYEIEAGKDAYFIILDNIVNNIKSCLKG
- the hisI gene encoding phosphoribosyl-AMP cyclohydrolase, which translates into the protein MSGAEKIIETVKFNDDGLVPAIVQDSKTNEVLMMAWMNADALRESINNNRMYYFSRSRNRLWKKGETSGQIQKIIELRLDCDNDTILAIVEQEGVACHTGRKSCFFKTVDNDNIKINQDVVTPPEELYNE